The following proteins are encoded in a genomic region of Limanda limanda chromosome 22, fLimLim1.1, whole genome shotgun sequence:
- the LOC132996339 gene encoding myb/SANT-like DNA-binding domain-containing protein 1: MASEDFSYLIAGHNEKHRRAPNWTDGEMKALLYVWDEHHHELKMSKRNAKVYEKMSQRFFQLTGEQRFKEEIKMKITNMSFQYRRLKSTIAESGEMPDWPYFKSIEKILTKPLENGRVSSVELQASAPGPSTSSQSTDNLVGPSEEAMMGFLPEYTGSSDEMEIKQELESLSSDSDNTQGSSSHPISVKKRHANKPLSMKKKKLRLMQSMLQQQKRSSRAIEETCREVRRAMHQQNLLQVQCLQLQDRMMNLLEKLIPPPSATSWGQSGNQEPGKP, encoded by the exons atggcatCAGAGGATTTCAGCTACCTGATTGCAGGCCACAATGAGAAACACAGGCGGGCCCCGAACTGGACCGACGGGGAAATGAAAGCCCTCCTCTACGTGTGGGACGAGCACCACCACGAACTGAAAATGAGCAAGAGGAACGCCAAGGTTTACGAGAAGATGTCGCAGAGGTTTTTCCAGCTGACCGGGGAGCAGCGTTTCAAAGAGGAGATCAAGATGAAAATCACCAACATGTCCTTCCAGTACAG GCGGCTGAAATCCACAATTGCAGAAAGCGGGGAGATGCCGGACTGGCCGTATTTTAAATCCATCGAGAAGATCCTCACCAAGCCGCTGGAGAACGGGCGGGTGAGCTCTGTGGAGCTTCAGGCCTCCGCTCCGGgcccctccacttcctcccagtcCACAGACAACCTGGTAGGCCCGTCGGAGGAGGCCATGATGGGATTCCTGCCAGAGTACACAGGCTCCTCAGATGAGATGGAGATAAAGCAAGAGCTGGAGTCGTTGAGCTCTGACAGTGACAACACACAGGGATCCAG CTCCCATCCTATTTCAGTGAAGAAGAGGCACGCCAACAAGCCTCTttccatgaagaagaagaagctgcggTTAATGCAGTCCATGCTGCAGCAACAGAAGCGGTCGAGCCGAGCCATCGAGGAGACGTGCAGGGAGGTCCGTCGAGCCATGCACCAACAGAACCTCCTCCAGGTGCAgtgtctgcagctgcaggatcGCATGATGAACCTCCTGGAGAAGTTGATCCCGCCGCCCTCTGCCACGTCGTGGGGTCAGAGTGGAAACCAGGAACCAGGGAAACCATGA